AAATGataaagaaaatattaataattgggTGAACTAATATAACTTATCCATTTTTTTATACAAGTTCTAAACTACTCATAACTCTCTTCAACTAACTATAGCCCCTACGATCTCCAAAGTAAAGAATATTAGACGCTTAAGTTACAACAATGAGTTAGTCAACTTCCAATTTTTAAAATAGGATAAACTGAATttaaagtcactaaactattagtaagtttacattttggtcattcaatttcaaaaagttatgAATTAGTCATTAAACCAGGGGCGAAGCCAAAAAAATTTTTAGGGGACgaaattaagttataattttaatgatagtaaaaatgcaatttcactatTTGAgtagcttatatttttataatttttaaaggactaaatcaaatttttatcattttaagggggggcaaagtgcaattttacctttactaattttaaattttaaaaaatttaaaaggtttaaatggaaaatttttcattttagggggggtTGGGGCCCCTACCAGCCTTCAGTAAATACACCATtgcattgaactatttgaaaatttttatttaagccaTTGGGTTGTTAAAATCATTATTGTATGACTTTCTTTTTTTGCACTGCTTACATCAGTCAAAAGCTCTCCTCCTTCTCTTTTTTAGTTCAGGTTTTTTTTTATGGAACGGCTTTAAATGTTACGAATCTACAAacaaaaattcaaacaactttgctCTCAAATCTCCAACACTAACTATCAGATCAATTTGGATCTAAAATATGTTTCTCTACTCGTCGATGAGTACTGAGCGTAAAATCATTGCTTAGGGTTTACTAGTTgagctttaaaaaaaaacttcacaactcaatgacttaaataaaaacttttgaatagttcaataacttaaatgaaagctttcaaataattcagcgacaaatttgtaattttttgaagttaaatgattaaagataaatttattaataatttagtaaccttAGGTATAATTTACCTTTTAAAATAACGATGGACCATGACGAGTCCtataaaaaaagggtaaactaccaTAGAATCACCTATGCTTCGTTttgggttaattatttattttctaattaaattatagagtaaattTTTGAAGGTTATAATATGTTCAAAttccatacttttatttttaggaattcaacccatttactttttgaatttaaaaacttAGGTCCATTTGTTAACATTGttataattcttttattaaatttactagaacgatattttgaaattaaaaagaaattcacTTGATATCCATGTAACAAAAAGATTACACCGTAATGGAcctaaatttaataaagaaatttaatGATGTTAACAATCCTTAAAAATGTCagcattttaataaaaaaaacaaagtgtttAAACTAACTAATGGCATTATAATAATCGAGGtgtcaaattatgtcaaaattaaattataaaaattcagtTTCAAATTTACATTTAACTATTGCATTAAAGATAAAATTCCATCATAATCTTTTCATgtaagaaacaaagaaaagaaaaaggaaaggacaTCAGCCATATTAAGGCCTTCCCTAAAAATGTCTATCATTTAAACTATGATgttcaaattacccttaatttttttaatattgtgctattacttttaaaatattattttatttttaattattttccaataTTTATTGGCTTTTATTACAAATTAAACAGACCCtcatttaattagtaaaaatatattatttaataaattaaaaaaaataaatatataaaatcacgTGCAAACGCACCTAATAtcgaaaaaaaaatattagtttaaccatttaattaaaattgaattttaaaatatatggcattatattttacataatcaattttaaagctgattaaaattttaaaaagttttaaattaatatatttactcgttatttacaaatatattaatTACATTTACCATTGTGTATTATGGAAATATTGAATACttaacattttaaattaatttaaaacaaattgttaaagcatttcaataattttacttttaaataaatataatataatatttatttcttcATGATATATATGGATATAAATTTTAACAATGTattgttaatttaattaacaCGGACCATAAACAATGATAAATCAAGTATATTCTAAAGGAGAaaaatcaagttgttgattgtcTTACTAAGATGACTTCGAAAAGGAATATGAACGTACAAGTGCTTGTAAGCCCACCTGAGGAGCTCGTAGCTAGCCGACCTTGAGGATTGATAAAACCCTTCATTTATGATAGCTTAATATAGTTAATTTGcgtttattcaaaaaaaaaaatttattatattacatttaatagtttaaattattGGCTATAATTATGGGTTCATTATAGAGAAAGAGATTTGTTTTACATTAAAACGTatttaaatagtttaaatttCTTTAGCTTTAATATTAattgtgtacatatatataaattatatttattacttttcttttctaaaatgggttgtaaataaaaataacaatattttatattcaaacgtatattaattattacatataatttgtttatgtatatataaaaattccACGTTTATAGCTTAAATCTCacctttttaacttttattttaaataatttgattatatctgtttttttatacaatgcctagGATTATTCATAGCTcctcccaacccataaataggagtaTTATGCACTTCAATACACTCGAATCCACTTCCTcttatattgacaataatatccattccaatcgagttaaaactcaatcgactCTCACATTTTTAACTTGAAATCTCTTGCTTATTAGAtttatttaaagaaatgaatgaGAATATACTATCAATCTATAAAAGGAAGTTAGtcaacattaataaattaaaattattagtttCTTTTCAAGAAAAGTAAAGTTGTATGTAATTAAATGTTTGATTTTCTATGAAATTTTAGTAAGATATATACATTTTTTCAATAATCACACAGGATTGTTAAAACTTCACTCAACtttccttaaaaaaaatatttttttataaatagatatatagatgattataaaaaagaaaataataataaaatattctgtTAGTAATAAATATCTCTTTATGTTTCCCATTTATTCTTTTTAACCATTGCGTACAAAATCATAACCGGCCCTTATatttattatcattcattcaatgGCTTCTCCACTATAAACCCTCTCTTCTCTCTCtctgttattattatttcattgcATCTTCTCtttatatctttcaaattcaaAACCCCTCAAccaaataaaatttgaaaaagacgATGTGTACTCCATCAATATCCACTATGCTCGTTAGATGGAGTGTTAGGGAGTTTGCTTCATGTTTCTTGGCTCGCAGATTCCCTGGTAATTTTCTTACGtaaaaagtgatttttttaatcTCTTTATGCTTCaggtttttattttgattattttttcctTCCATATTTATTGtatttgttatgtttttttttcatacTTCTTGTCCTGTGATTTTTGTTTGTGTATATTAAGGTTTCGGGGTTGAATACTTGCGATagcatattttatgtttttaatgtattTGCAGAAATTGATTTTTCGAGTTTACTTCCATAGTTGTATTAAATTGATTGTGATAGTATATTTTATTGTGTTTTCAATGTATTCGGTGGATTGTAGAAGAGAAACTGGCAGAGATGAATCCGTCTTCGTCGTTGAAATATCCGATGAGACACATTGTCGCCGAAACGAAAGACAACACGGAAGATAGGAAGACTAGTGACAAAAATAGAAAACCGCGGAACCACAGTCGGACAATATCGAAAAGCATAGTTTCAGTGGACAATGAAAGCGAAAACTCGAGCTGGATATGTCTTCCTGATGAAGAATACATAGTTTTTTGCTTTAAAGAAGGTGGAGCTTTTGATGTTATGATAGAATCGCACAAATCCGAAAGAAGTTCATGGCCAGTTAATAGAAAGGTTAATTATGTTCCTTTGATTACTTGAAGTATTCATGTCTGAAACCCGTTTCTAACAGATGCATGGACATATGACATTAACTAAGAACCCTACAAATAGGGGTGAAAAAAACTCGGTTAAAAATAGCTCAGTTCTGGTTGACATGGCTTAATTGATTCACTGACCAAACCGACTAACCTAAGTCAGTTCAATTTTCAGTTAATATTTATAGGCGGTTAATTAAGCgcgttttcattattttttttagatgaACGGACCAAAAAGACAAATACCACACCTTTCTAAATACAGCAAAAAACTAAATATATCTGTTTTGGACAAATACCTGTATCCGAACTAAACGATTTGTATTGGAACAGATTGATTCTACCAAGGACGCCAAAAGAGATGAGCTGAGCAGTGATGAAGGAAGATCAAATGAAGATGCTAGTGAAGGAGAGGCCAATGCTACTAAAGAACAGGTGAGGCTATGATTTCTTTGAAACATTTGTTTACGATTATTGACAAATTTTTCGAATATTTGGAGAATTATTTATAGGAAGTTGTTACTTTTAACGAAATTTAGCATAGTTTTGTACCCATAGAGGTCCAAAGATCATCTCCATGTTAGATACCTATAAGACTTGACTTTGAAGAAACCCTCAAATGTGTATCGTATGTGATGAGTTTTTGAAACGAGTTTATCCGATTTTCTCATCTATGCTCAAACTTATGTTTGAATATGTCGGAAATGCTTGGGTAGTGGAAATTTGCATAGTTTAGTATTCCTCAAAGAAGTCATTTTCCTGTTAGATAGCGACAAAGTTTGTCTTTCAAGAAATCTTTGACAAGTGTTGAATATAAGCAATCTTTGACAAGTGTTGAATATAAGCATGTACgggtttacaatttttttatatatatattttgaaaatcatGCTATGTGGTTGTTTAACTATTAGAAAAGAAGTGAAACTTATCTTTGAAGAAATCCTCAAAGAGtgtttactaatttttttttcaaatctttgGAGATTTTTGAATGTGCATtgaatacaaatatatattttttaaaaggaaaaatccGGGTAACAGTTTTGGTTTTACATATAGGGTGATGAAAAAAGGGGCAGCATTTGTTGGGAAGTAGAGTTAGTTTCTGCTAGCTTAAAAAGACTAGAAGAATCAAGAGACTCGTATCAATCTGATGGTAGCACCGGATCTTTCACCTTTCCTGTGTAAGTGTGTAAAAAGaaatttttgtttctattttgctcGGATTTTCGAGGGGTGAGTGTCGGATATTTATGTATCCGATAATATTTGAACAAATCTGTTTTTGAATGTattgaatacaaatattttaaagaaaatgaagaatGGAAACACATCTAACTTTATTTTTTGATGAATATTGTTACAGATTAGGATGGGAATCGATGGGAAGTCCTGTGAGAATGCCAATGCCAACATCAGAAGGCATTAGCAAAAGGAAGCACAAGACTCATTGTGTGCCAATGCCAACATTAGAAGGCAGTAGCACAAGGAAACTGACAATCAGAATCTAAAACATTGAAAAAACACACAATGAAATTTGTTCTTCCTTGTGTAATGCCTTCTGATGTTGGCATTGGCACACAATGTTCCTTGTTCTTCCTTGTGTTAGTGCCTTTGAGGTTGGCATTGGCCTAATACCTTTTGAAAGTCATTAGTGCAAGGAAGAATAAGGTCCATTGTGTGCCAATGCCAACATCATAAGGCGGAAGAACAAGGTCCATTGTgtgtttttttaatgttttagatTTTGATTATCATTTAAATGTTTGTCTAGTAGAAGATTTTAGGAAAATACTAGTAATTTATGTCTTCTTttacaaatgataaaaaaaattatataacaaatatatttataaaaaaaattttaaaaactatgtTGTCTTAGCATCAAATCTGcgtattttttttgaaaatactattttgataataatattttttactacTTTGTAAAAAGAATGAACTTTTTATTGATAAATTCTAGTACGAATTAATTGTTAAGTTATACTTTTTTGTATAATGAAGGTTTCTTTTATGCTCGTTTTATGATCTATGAAAAATTTAGGaatatattattatctctttcaaCAATGTTGTTTCTAAAATTCTTGCCTTCTCCTTTGAAAGTGTAATGTGCCTTaccattatttttaataattagttaACTAGTTTGCTCAATACTTTCCATAGTGAGAAAAATCCAAGATATTAGAAATGGATGGTTTTGACAAGAATTTCCAATACGgatatgtatttgatatttgtatgttc
This window of the Gossypium hirsutum isolate 1008001.06 chromosome A09, Gossypium_hirsutum_v2.1, whole genome shotgun sequence genome carries:
- the LOC121206065 gene encoding protein BREAKING OF ASYMMETRY IN THE STOMATAL LINEAGE, yielding MCTPSISTMLVRWSVREFASCFLARRFPEEKLAEMNPSSSLKYPMRHIVAETKDNTEDRKTSDKNRKPRNHSRTISKSIVSVDNESENSSWICLPDEEYIVFCFKEGGAFDVMIESHKSERSSWPVNRKIDSTKDAKRDELSSDEGRSNEDASEGEANATKEQGDEKRGSICWEVELVSASLKRLEESRDSYQSDGSTGSFTFPVLGWESMGSPVRMPMPTSEGISKRKHKTHCVPMPTLEGSSTRKLTIRI